A single window of Physeter macrocephalus isolate SW-GA unplaced genomic scaffold, ASM283717v5 random_1714, whole genome shotgun sequence DNA harbors:
- the LOC114485491 gene encoding chloride channel protein 1-like isoform X2, producing the protein MEPSGSPRHGAEPSWWGSAPQYQYMPFEHCTSYGLPYKSGGLQHRLRRDAGPRPNAGPTQIYGHHKEQFSDKDQDTGMPETMDSSASTDSKDEDHYSKCQGCIHRLGLVVRRKLGEDWIFLLLLGLLMALVSWCMDYVSAKTLQAYKWTYYQMQPNLPLQFLVWVTFPLILILFSALFCHLISPQAVGSGIPEMKTILRGVVLKEYLTLKAFVAKVVALTAGLGSGIPVGKEGPFVHIASICAAVLSKFMSVLCGMYEQPYYYTDMLTVGCAVGVGCCFGTPLGGK; encoded by the exons ATGGAGCCGTCTGGGTCCCCGCGGCATGGGGCCGAGCCCAGCTGGTGGGGTAGCGCCCCCCAGTACCAGTACATGCCCTTTGAACACTGCACCAGCTACGGACTGCCCTACAAGAGCGGGGGcctgcagcacaggctccggagggaTGCGGGCCCCCGTCCCAACGCCGGCCCCACACAG ATCTATGGCCATCACAAAGAGCAGTTCTCAGACAAGGATCAGGACACGGGGATGCCCGAGACGATGGACTCCAGCGCTTCCACGGACAGCAAGGATGAGGATCACTATTCTAAATGTCAAG gTTGTATCCACCGTCTGGGACTCGTGGTGAGAAGAAAATTAGGGGAAGACTGGATCTTTCTGCTGCTTCTGGGGCTGCTTATGGCTCTGGTTAGCTGGTGCATGGATTATGTCAGTGCCAAAACCCTTCAGG CCTACAAGTGGACCTACTACCAGATGCAGCCCAACCTGCCTCTGCAGTTCCTGGTCTGGGTCACCTTCCCACTCATCCTCATCCTCTTCAGTGCCCTCTTCTGCCACCTCATCTCTCCCCAGGCTGTCG GCTCTGGAATCCCTGAAATGAAGACAATACTTCGCGGGGTTGTCCTGAAGGAATATCTCACCCTCAAGGCCTTCGTGGCCAAGGTTGTGGCCCTGACTGCGGGGCTGGGCAGTGGCATCCCTGTGGGGAAAGAG ggCCCTTTTGTCCACATTGCCAGCATCTGCGCCGCTGTCCTCAGCAAGTTCATGTCCGTGCTCTGTGGGATGTACGAG CAGCCATACTATTACACTGACATGCTGACCGTGGGCTGTGCAGTAGGAGTCGGCTGTTGCTTTGGGACGCCACTTGGAGGCAAGTGA
- the LOC114485491 gene encoding chloride channel protein 1-like isoform X1, translating to MEPSGSPRHGAEPSWWGSAPQYQYMPFEHCTSYGLPYKSGGLQHRLRRDAGPRPNAGPTQIYGHHKEQFSDKDQDTGMPETMDSSASTDSKDEDHYSKCQGCIHRLGLVVRRKLGEDWIFLLLLGLLMALVSWCMDYVSAKTLQAYKWTYYQMQPNLPLQFLVWVTFPLILILFSALFCHLISPQAVGSGIPEMKTILRGVVLKEYLTLKAFVAKVVALTAGLGSGIPVGKEGPFVHIASICAAVLSKFMSVLCGMYETVPGQLDLLVSACAVGVGCCFAAPVGAAILLH from the exons ATGGAGCCGTCTGGGTCCCCGCGGCATGGGGCCGAGCCCAGCTGGTGGGGTAGCGCCCCCCAGTACCAGTACATGCCCTTTGAACACTGCACCAGCTACGGACTGCCCTACAAGAGCGGGGGcctgcagcacaggctccggagggaTGCGGGCCCCCGTCCCAACGCCGGCCCCACACAG ATCTATGGCCATCACAAAGAGCAGTTCTCAGACAAGGATCAGGACACGGGGATGCCCGAGACGATGGACTCCAGCGCTTCCACGGACAGCAAGGATGAGGATCACTATTCTAAATGTCAAG gTTGTATCCACCGTCTGGGACTCGTGGTGAGAAGAAAATTAGGGGAAGACTGGATCTTTCTGCTGCTTCTGGGGCTGCTTATGGCTCTGGTTAGCTGGTGCATGGATTATGTCAGTGCCAAAACCCTTCAGG CCTACAAGTGGACCTACTACCAGATGCAGCCCAACCTGCCTCTGCAGTTCCTGGTCTGGGTCACCTTCCCACTCATCCTCATCCTCTTCAGTGCCCTCTTCTGCCACCTCATCTCTCCCCAGGCTGTCG GCTCTGGAATCCCTGAAATGAAGACAATACTTCGCGGGGTTGTCCTGAAGGAATATCTCACCCTCAAGGCCTTCGTGGCCAAGGTTGTGGCCCTGACTGCGGGGCTGGGCAGTGGCATCCCTGTGGGGAAAGAG ggCCCTTTTGTCCACATTGCCAGCATCTGCGCCGCTGTCCTCAGCAAGTTCATGTCCGTGCTCTGTGGGATGTACGAG ACTGTGCCTGGGCAGCTTGATCTCCTGGTGTCGGCCTGCGCGGTGGGCGTGGGGTGCTGCTTTGCAGCCCCTGTCGGAG CAGCCATACTATTACACTGA
- the LOC114485491 gene encoding chloride channel protein 1-like isoform X3, producing MEPSGSPRHGAEPSWWGSAPQYQYMPFEHCTSYGLPYKSGGLQHRLRRDAGPRPNAGPTQIYGHHKEQFSDKDQDTGMPETMDSSASTDSKDEDHYSKCQGCIHRLGLVVRRKLGEDWIFLLLLGLLMALVSWCMDYVSAKTLQAYKWTYYQMQPNLPLQFLVWVTFPLILILFSALFCHLISPQAVGSGIPEMKTILRGVVLKEYLTLKAFVAKVVALTAGLGSGIPVGKEGPFVHIASICAAVLSKFMSVLCGMYE from the exons ATGGAGCCGTCTGGGTCCCCGCGGCATGGGGCCGAGCCCAGCTGGTGGGGTAGCGCCCCCCAGTACCAGTACATGCCCTTTGAACACTGCACCAGCTACGGACTGCCCTACAAGAGCGGGGGcctgcagcacaggctccggagggaTGCGGGCCCCCGTCCCAACGCCGGCCCCACACAG ATCTATGGCCATCACAAAGAGCAGTTCTCAGACAAGGATCAGGACACGGGGATGCCCGAGACGATGGACTCCAGCGCTTCCACGGACAGCAAGGATGAGGATCACTATTCTAAATGTCAAG gTTGTATCCACCGTCTGGGACTCGTGGTGAGAAGAAAATTAGGGGAAGACTGGATCTTTCTGCTGCTTCTGGGGCTGCTTATGGCTCTGGTTAGCTGGTGCATGGATTATGTCAGTGCCAAAACCCTTCAGG CCTACAAGTGGACCTACTACCAGATGCAGCCCAACCTGCCTCTGCAGTTCCTGGTCTGGGTCACCTTCCCACTCATCCTCATCCTCTTCAGTGCCCTCTTCTGCCACCTCATCTCTCCCCAGGCTGTCG GCTCTGGAATCCCTGAAATGAAGACAATACTTCGCGGGGTTGTCCTGAAGGAATATCTCACCCTCAAGGCCTTCGTGGCCAAGGTTGTGGCCCTGACTGCGGGGCTGGGCAGTGGCATCCCTGTGGGGAAAGAG ggCCCTTTTGTCCACATTGCCAGCATCTGCGCCGCTGTCCTCAGCAAGTTCATGTCCGTGCTCTGTGGGATGTACGAG TAG